A part of Saliniradius amylolyticus genomic DNA contains:
- the asnB gene encoding asparagine synthase B produces the protein MCGILGILDIKSDVSELRSQALELSKLLRHRGPDWSGIWNNNNAILCHERLAIVDLDNGAQPLVSNNNQQILAVNGEIYNHKQLEADLATPYEFKTHSDCEVILPLYQQKGIDFIDELEGMFAFILYDEEKDAYLVARDHIGIIPLYTGFDEHGNLYVASEMKALVPVCKTIQEFPPGHYLWSEDGELRRYYQRDWMDYDAVKDNETNLEDLKAALEQSVKSHLMSDVPYGVLLSGGLDSSLVSAIAARFAAKRVEDEDQSDAWWPRLHSFAVGLEGSPDLAAARKVADMIGTVHHEVNFTVQEGLDAIKDVIYKLETYDVTTIRASTPMYLMSRKIKAMGIKMVLSGEGADEIFGGYLYFHKAPNAKEFHEETVRKIDRLHMFDCARANKATCAWGLEARVPFLDKNFVDVAMRLNPKDKMCLDGRMEKWILRKAFDNGEYLPQEVLWRQKEQFSDGVGYSWIDSLKEVAETQVSDQQMKTAHFRFPVNTPDTKEGYLFREIFESFFPQETAARCVPGGKSIACSTAEALAWDESFANMADPSGRAMQGVHSDAY, from the coding sequence ATGTGCGGTATATTGGGAATTCTGGACATCAAATCTGATGTCAGTGAGTTGCGGAGCCAGGCTCTGGAACTGTCAAAGTTATTACGCCACCGAGGCCCGGACTGGTCCGGCATCTGGAATAATAACAATGCCATTTTATGTCACGAGCGTCTGGCGATCGTGGATCTGGATAATGGTGCCCAACCGCTTGTCAGCAATAATAATCAGCAAATTCTGGCCGTAAACGGCGAAATCTACAATCACAAGCAACTTGAGGCTGACCTGGCGACGCCTTACGAGTTTAAGACGCATTCGGACTGTGAGGTGATCCTGCCGCTGTATCAGCAAAAGGGCATCGACTTCATCGACGAGCTGGAAGGCATGTTTGCCTTTATCCTCTACGACGAGGAAAAAGACGCCTACCTGGTCGCCCGGGATCATATCGGCATTATTCCGCTGTATACCGGCTTCGATGAGCACGGCAACCTGTATGTGGCCTCAGAAATGAAGGCACTGGTACCAGTCTGCAAGACCATTCAGGAGTTTCCTCCGGGGCATTACCTGTGGAGTGAAGACGGCGAACTTCGCCGCTACTACCAGCGCGACTGGATGGACTACGATGCGGTCAAAGACAATGAGACCAACCTGGAAGACCTCAAAGCGGCTCTGGAACAATCAGTCAAAAGTCACCTGATGTCCGATGTCCCCTATGGTGTGCTGCTGTCCGGCGGGCTGGATTCGTCGCTGGTGTCCGCCATTGCGGCCAGGTTTGCCGCCAAACGGGTGGAAGATGAAGACCAGTCCGATGCCTGGTGGCCTCGTCTGCACTCCTTCGCCGTAGGTCTGGAAGGCTCGCCCGACCTGGCGGCTGCGCGCAAAGTGGCAGATATGATCGGCACCGTGCATCACGAGGTGAATTTCACCGTACAGGAAGGCCTGGATGCTATCAAAGATGTCATCTACAAGTTGGAAACCTATGACGTGACCACCATCCGTGCCTCCACGCCCATGTATCTGATGAGCCGTAAGATCAAGGCCATGGGCATTAAGATGGTGCTGTCCGGCGAAGGTGCCGACGAGATCTTCGGCGGCTACCTGTACTTCCACAAAGCTCCTAACGCTAAAGAGTTCCATGAAGAGACGGTACGCAAGATCGACCGCTTGCATATGTTCGACTGCGCCCGCGCCAACAAGGCCACCTGTGCGTGGGGCTTAGAAGCCCGGGTGCCCTTCCTGGATAAAAACTTTGTGGATGTGGCCATGCGTCTGAACCCGAAAGACAAGATGTGTCTGGACGGACGAATGGAAAAGTGGATTCTGCGCAAGGCCTTCGATAACGGTGAATACTTACCCCAGGAAGTACTCTGGCGTCAGAAAGAGCAGTTCAGCGATGGCGTCGGCTATTCCTGGATCGATTCGCTCAAAGAAGTGGCCGAAACACAGGTCAGCGATCAGCAGATGAAAACCGCCCATTTCCGCTTTCCGGTCAACACTCCGGATACCAAGGAAGGCTACCTGTTTCGCGAGATCTTCGAGAGCTTCTTCCCGCAGGAAACTGCGGCCCGTTGCGTGCCCGGAGGCAAGTCCATCGCCTGCAGTACCGCCGAGGCGCTGGCGTGGGATGAAAGTTTTGCCAACATGGCCGACCCATCGGGCCGTGCCATGCAGGGTGTACACAGCGACGCCTATTAA
- a CDS encoding M28 family metallopeptidase — MKKAYLALALAPLLLAGCSKPGTEQANDSKTAEAEQQVKTNFDTVYDSISAETLKKHTKTLASDEFEGRLPTTKGEELTIDYLTKHFKEFGLKPGNGDSYLQPVELLEITASGNEVLQIGSQTLQYKENMVVGTKREQEKVSLDNSELVFVGYGVNAPEYDWNDYEGVDVKGKTVVILVNDPGFENPEGDKFQGKTMTYYGRWTYKYEEASRQGAAGAIIVHETAPASYGWSVVANSWSGPQYSMVTDNGAADRVAVEGWISLNAAQKLFDEAGMDFAEMKQQAIAGPTAVPLEGLTASVEVSSELERSTSYNVIATLPGATKPDEHIIYTAHWDHLGKDESLEDDQIYNGAHDNATGTSALLTMAEAFSKLEPRQDRSMTFLAVTAEEQGLLGAKYYASNPVIPIEQTVANLNMDAMNILGRTKDVAVVGKGKSELEEYLAKAAERQGRHLVEEGRPEAGYYYRSDHFAFAKQGVPALYAEGGETPIDEATAEYRKRMNVIVQGCYHQVCDRFRDSWDFGGVVEDTQLFFDVGVHVANAEQWPDWKASSEFQRQK, encoded by the coding sequence ATGAAAAAAGCCTATCTGGCTCTGGCCCTGGCGCCCCTGCTTCTGGCAGGCTGCTCCAAGCCGGGCACTGAGCAAGCTAACGACAGCAAGACCGCCGAGGCCGAACAACAAGTAAAAACGAACTTCGATACGGTTTACGACAGTATTTCGGCCGAGACCTTAAAGAAACACACCAAGACATTAGCGTCCGATGAGTTTGAAGGCCGTTTGCCTACCACTAAGGGCGAAGAGCTCACCATCGACTATTTAACCAAACACTTTAAAGAGTTTGGCCTTAAACCGGGTAACGGCGATAGCTACCTGCAGCCGGTAGAGCTATTGGAAATCACTGCCTCAGGCAATGAAGTATTACAGATTGGCTCTCAGACCCTGCAATACAAAGAGAACATGGTAGTTGGTACCAAGCGCGAGCAGGAAAAAGTCAGCCTGGATAACTCCGAGCTGGTATTCGTCGGCTACGGTGTCAACGCGCCTGAATATGACTGGAACGACTACGAAGGCGTGGACGTAAAAGGCAAAACCGTGGTGATCCTGGTCAACGACCCAGGTTTTGAAAACCCTGAAGGTGATAAGTTCCAGGGCAAAACCATGACCTACTACGGTCGCTGGACGTACAAATATGAAGAAGCCAGCCGTCAGGGCGCTGCCGGGGCCATCATTGTGCATGAAACGGCCCCTGCGTCCTATGGCTGGTCAGTCGTCGCTAACAGCTGGAGTGGTCCGCAGTATTCGATGGTCACCGACAATGGCGCCGCCGACCGTGTGGCAGTGGAAGGCTGGATCAGCCTAAACGCCGCCCAGAAGCTGTTTGACGAGGCCGGTATGGACTTTGCTGAGATGAAGCAACAAGCTATCGCCGGTCCTACGGCGGTGCCGCTTGAGGGCTTAACGGCGTCGGTTGAAGTCAGCTCCGAACTGGAACGTTCCACCAGCTACAACGTGATTGCGACCCTGCCCGGCGCAACCAAGCCCGATGAGCACATTATCTACACCGCCCACTGGGATCACCTGGGTAAAGACGAGTCGCTGGAAGACGATCAGATCTACAACGGCGCGCACGATAACGCCACCGGTACTTCGGCGCTGCTAACCATGGCCGAGGCCTTCTCCAAGCTGGAACCCCGTCAGGATCGTTCCATGACCTTTTTGGCCGTTACCGCCGAAGAGCAAGGCCTGCTGGGCGCTAAGTACTACGCCAGCAATCCGGTTATCCCCATCGAACAAACCGTGGCAAACCTGAATATGGACGCCATGAACATCCTAGGTCGCACCAAAGATGTAGCGGTTGTGGGTAAAGGTAAGTCTGAGCTGGAAGAATACTTGGCTAAGGCAGCTGAGCGTCAGGGTCGTCACCTGGTCGAAGAAGGCCGCCCCGAGGCCGGTTACTATTACCGCTCCGACCACTTCGCTTTTGCCAAGCAAGGGGTTCCGGCCCTTTACGCCGAAGGCGGTGAAACGCCTATCGATGAAGCCACCGCCGAGTATCGCAAGCGCATGAATGTGATCGTGCAGGGCTGTTATCATCAGGTGTGTGACCGCTTCCGCGACAGCTGGGACTTTGGCGGTGTTGTGGAAGACACCCAGCTGTTTTTCGATGTGGGTGTCCATGTCGCCAATGCCGAGCAGTGGCCAGACTGGAAAGCCAGCAGCGAGTTTCAGCGCCAGAAGTAA
- a CDS encoding DUF3025 domain-containing protein, producing the protein MSFDADTIAWSPQCFDRSPLKHLAAEFALAEQKAMPGPDWLNAQRPTKMTHTFMPQDKVTFNDRYYEQVIGEDKVIPTRANWHDLFNGLIWCQFPNAKAELNRQHIADIHQHGVSPRTARRNRITHFDECGVVLAYSEPAITELLAEHQWLDGFYSGRPQWGRTVQAFIFGHANYEMLLAPYIGLTGKWLGLKVEEHFFEQSRAAQYAQLDTKLAFRLRQEDCLATRGALHPLPLLGVPGWYENQSPAFYQNQNYFMPKRRR; encoded by the coding sequence ATGTCTTTTGATGCCGATACCATCGCCTGGTCACCGCAATGTTTCGACAGGTCGCCGCTTAAGCACTTAGCAGCGGAGTTTGCCCTTGCTGAACAGAAAGCGATGCCCGGCCCGGACTGGCTGAATGCCCAACGTCCAACGAAGATGACACACACCTTTATGCCACAGGATAAGGTGACGTTTAATGATCGCTACTATGAACAGGTCATAGGGGAAGACAAGGTGATTCCGACCCGCGCCAACTGGCACGACTTATTTAATGGCCTGATATGGTGCCAGTTTCCCAACGCTAAGGCTGAACTCAATCGCCAGCATATAGCCGATATTCACCAACATGGAGTCAGTCCGAGAACGGCCAGGCGTAATCGCATTACCCACTTCGATGAGTGCGGGGTGGTGCTGGCATACAGTGAACCGGCCATCACTGAATTGCTGGCAGAGCATCAATGGCTGGATGGCTTTTACTCTGGACGACCGCAATGGGGGCGTACGGTTCAGGCCTTTATCTTCGGTCACGCCAATTATGAAATGCTGCTGGCTCCCTACATAGGACTGACCGGCAAGTGGCTGGGACTTAAGGTTGAGGAGCACTTCTTTGAACAGAGTAGGGCGGCACAGTACGCACAGCTTGATACGAAACTGGCCTTTCGGCTCAGGCAGGAAGACTGCCTGGCCACCAGAGGCGCCCTGCACCCGTTACCCCTGTTAGGCGTGCCGGGTTGGTATGAGAACCAGAGCCCGGCGTTCTATCAGAATCAGAATTATTTTATGCCTAAACGGCGGCGCTAG
- a CDS encoding Yip1 family protein, giving the protein MEKVNNPLQACKDIIFKPNHVFATLEDAKNWSWVPFILVVLCAALPNYLYFETVDFQWYKEMMVNAQMSDVSPAEKEAARQQLEQSHQFMGMGFSVLMTTIGFIIVNAIVAAYLNLTTRNDEYSTNGFTDWYGFAWWVSIPAALAGLVSALVILLFGSEQMLPSIMAATSVGYWLSIPVESDWFGFGQALTLESLWMIYLLAVGISQWTRLPSKTIWMIAALPFAVIWGGWLLVLLF; this is encoded by the coding sequence ATGGAAAAGGTCAATAACCCTTTGCAAGCCTGTAAGGACATCATTTTTAAGCCGAATCACGTATTCGCCACTCTGGAAGACGCCAAAAACTGGTCCTGGGTGCCCTTTATTCTGGTGGTGCTCTGTGCCGCCCTGCCCAACTATCTGTACTTCGAAACTGTCGACTTTCAGTGGTACAAAGAGATGATGGTCAACGCCCAGATGTCCGATGTCAGTCCGGCTGAAAAGGAAGCCGCCCGGCAGCAGCTGGAGCAGAGCCATCAGTTTATGGGCATGGGCTTTTCGGTACTGATGACCACCATTGGGTTTATTATCGTCAATGCCATTGTCGCCGCCTACTTAAACCTGACCACGCGTAACGACGAATATAGTACCAATGGCTTTACCGATTGGTACGGCTTTGCCTGGTGGGTGTCGATTCCTGCCGCCCTCGCCGGGCTTGTCAGCGCCCTGGTGATCCTGCTGTTTGGCTCCGAGCAAATGCTGCCCAGCATTATGGCCGCCACATCTGTGGGCTACTGGCTGTCCATCCCGGTAGAGTCGGACTGGTTTGGCTTTGGTCAGGCCCTGACGTTGGAAAGCCTGTGGATGATCTATCTGCTGGCGGTCGGGATCAGCCAGTGGACCCGCTTACCGTCCAAAACCATCTGGATGATCGCCGCGCTACCTTTCGCGGTCATCTGGGGTGGCTGGTTGCTGGTGCTGTTGTTTTAA
- a CDS encoding ATP-binding cassette domain-containing protein, giving the protein MIEINGLAKTFRVENPKKLSEQEKADPRLKGRFFHSVENVSFSCDAGEVLGLLGPNGAGKTTTLRMLSTALKPSSGQILINGEDILANPVIARKKLGFLSGSTGLYGRLTGRENIAYFGRLHRMDPKRIAERIEELADLLDMQSFLDRRCENFSTGMKQKTAIARAVVHQPDAVILDEPTTGLDIMATQTVLDFIRRLKEQRIPVIFSTHHLDEVDELCDSVTVIDKGKTCFNGDLDSFKALSDGSMHQAFLTTLQRQKGAA; this is encoded by the coding sequence ATGATAGAAATCAATGGATTGGCAAAGACCTTTCGGGTGGAAAACCCGAAAAAGCTGAGTGAGCAGGAAAAGGCCGACCCCCGTTTGAAGGGACGCTTTTTTCATTCGGTAGAAAATGTGAGCTTCAGCTGTGATGCTGGAGAAGTACTGGGACTGCTTGGCCCCAACGGCGCTGGTAAAACCACGACCTTAAGGATGTTGTCCACGGCATTAAAGCCCTCCAGCGGACAGATTCTGATCAATGGGGAAGACATCCTGGCCAACCCGGTCATCGCCCGTAAAAAGCTCGGCTTTTTGTCTGGCTCTACTGGCCTTTACGGTCGCCTGACGGGTCGGGAAAACATCGCATACTTTGGCCGCCTGCACCGCATGGATCCTAAGCGCATCGCCGAGCGCATCGAAGAGCTGGCCGATTTGCTCGATATGCAGAGTTTTCTGGATCGGCGCTGTGAGAACTTCTCTACTGGTATGAAACAGAAGACTGCCATTGCCCGTGCAGTGGTGCACCAACCCGACGCGGTGATTCTGGATGAACCCACCACCGGGCTGGATATTATGGCCACCCAAACAGTGCTGGATTTTATTCGCCGCCTTAAGGAGCAGCGCATTCCGGTGATCTTTTCCACTCACCATCTGGATGAGGTGGATGAGCTGTGTGATAGCGTCACCGTTATCGACAAAGGTAAAACCTGTTTTAATGGCGACCTGGATTCCTTTAAAGCCCTATCCGATGGCTCAATGCACCAGGCGTTTCTGACCACCTTGCAACGACAAAAAGGAGCCGCGTGA
- a CDS encoding ABC transporter permease, translating into MWMIMQKELKELLRDRKTLFFMIAMPLILFPVLIGIVGFFTSKALEDAQTETLKYTVVGAENSPALVRELKQQELFQFVEQDSSTNFEQLIKQEKLDFVLTIPANFDQPALEGGQAKITLMLNDAGLNMVQKRVGDILDRHREDKRRQAFTSLGLDESAQQALIEPIVIDKQDVADKRESWGEKVGGLVPYLIFILCLQGAMYPATDLGAGEKERGTLETLLISPIPRHHLVLGKFITIALAGVVSALITVASMATWGIVLGQGMAIAMVAEFMAAIHAIDFVLMFLMLIPIVAIFASMLLSISIYARSFKEAQSYMGGIMFAVIVPIVLATLPGVSLEDGWAWVPITNVALAIKELIKGTMDYYALFAIFGSTSVIAGGLIAFCVYWFNQEKVLFR; encoded by the coding sequence ATGTGGATGATCATGCAAAAAGAATTGAAGGAACTGCTGCGGGATCGCAAGACCCTGTTTTTTATGATCGCCATGCCGCTGATCCTGTTTCCGGTGCTGATCGGCATCGTGGGCTTTTTCACCTCTAAGGCTTTGGAAGATGCCCAGACCGAAACCCTGAAATACACGGTGGTAGGTGCCGAGAACAGTCCTGCACTGGTGAGAGAGTTGAAGCAACAGGAGCTGTTTCAGTTTGTGGAGCAGGACTCCAGCACCAATTTTGAGCAATTGATTAAACAGGAAAAGCTCGATTTTGTCCTGACCATTCCGGCCAACTTCGATCAACCAGCGTTGGAAGGCGGCCAGGCGAAGATTACCCTAATGCTCAATGACGCCGGCCTGAATATGGTGCAAAAGCGCGTCGGCGATATTTTGGATCGGCATCGCGAAGACAAACGTCGTCAGGCATTTACCTCGCTGGGCCTGGATGAGTCGGCTCAGCAGGCGTTGATTGAGCCCATTGTGATCGATAAACAAGATGTGGCCGATAAGCGCGAGAGCTGGGGCGAGAAAGTGGGTGGCTTAGTGCCTTACCTGATTTTTATCCTCTGTCTGCAAGGCGCCATGTATCCGGCTACCGACTTAGGGGCCGGGGAGAAGGAACGGGGTACGCTGGAAACGCTGCTCATCAGCCCCATCCCTCGTCATCATCTGGTGCTGGGTAAGTTTATTACCATTGCATTGGCCGGGGTGGTGTCGGCGCTGATCACGGTGGCGAGCATGGCAACCTGGGGGATAGTACTGGGCCAGGGCATGGCGATTGCGATGGTGGCGGAGTTTATGGCGGCCATTCACGCCATCGACTTTGTGCTGATGTTCCTGATGCTGATCCCCATTGTGGCCATTTTTGCCTCTATGCTGCTGAGCATTTCCATCTATGCGCGCAGCTTTAAAGAGGCACAAAGTTATATGGGCGGGATCATGTTTGCCGTGATTGTTCCCATCGTCCTGGCCACCTTGCCGGGTGTCTCACTGGAGGATGGCTGGGCCTGGGTGCCGATTACCAACGTAGCGCTGGCGATTAAAGAGCTTATCAAGGGCACCATGGATTATTACGCCCTGTTTGCCATCTTCGGCTCCACCAGTGTCATCGCCGGTGGCCTGATTGCCTTTTGTGTGTATTGGTTTAATCAGGAAAAGGTCCTATTCCGATAA
- a CDS encoding lytic transglycosylase, with the protein MKKLLLTFSAGLLLQGCQTTSLWSETQQQKAEEQNIAADVRAECSSVHPAEEAELCRSGQEGVIPVKHPVDELLAPIDPLPEAKQDETEPKVTDLWQRIRSQLAFEVPDNRRVNVQRNWYLKHPEYMERVSKRAAPFLYLIVEELEAAGMPLELTLLPIVESAFDPFAYSHGRAAGMWQFIPGTGKRFGLRQSWWYDGRRDVLASTRAAIKYMQYLHDFFDGNWLHALASYNSGEGRVRNAIRKNRRLGKPTDFWSLELPRETRAYVPKLLALADILKNSEALGAKWLPIKNEPVTQPVNVGSQIDLALAAEMAGLSVEELHALNPGYNRWATDPKGPHTLLLPIDKAEPFELALTEMEDRERLNWVRHKVESGDSLLKLAKEYHTSVDVIRQVNDIRGNIIRAGDHLMVPVALKALDSYSLSKDQRLASTQSRRRAEHKLTHRVQSGDTLWELSMEYDVNVRKLASWNGMAPTDPLMPGQKLVIWVDKVSEQQSSDAIMRTVTYRVRNGDSLARIANRFNVSISDIEKWNQISRKNYLQPGQRLKLHIDVTRT; encoded by the coding sequence ATGAAGAAACTGCTGCTTACCTTTTCCGCCGGTCTTTTGCTGCAAGGCTGTCAGACCACCAGCCTTTGGTCTGAAACCCAACAACAAAAAGCCGAGGAGCAAAACATCGCCGCCGATGTGCGCGCCGAATGCAGCAGTGTTCATCCTGCCGAAGAGGCCGAACTTTGTCGCAGTGGTCAGGAAGGCGTGATTCCGGTCAAACACCCGGTAGATGAATTATTGGCGCCCATCGATCCTCTACCTGAGGCCAAGCAGGATGAAACAGAGCCAAAGGTTACCGACCTCTGGCAACGCATCCGCAGTCAACTCGCCTTTGAGGTCCCCGATAATCGCCGGGTTAACGTGCAGAGAAACTGGTACCTGAAACACCCTGAATATATGGAGCGGGTCAGTAAACGCGCGGCTCCCTTCCTGTATCTGATCGTGGAAGAACTGGAAGCCGCCGGGATGCCACTGGAGCTAACCCTGCTGCCCATTGTGGAAAGCGCTTTTGACCCCTTTGCCTACTCCCACGGCCGTGCGGCCGGTATGTGGCAGTTTATTCCCGGCACCGGCAAGCGTTTTGGTCTGCGTCAGAGTTGGTGGTACGACGGTCGCCGGGACGTATTAGCTTCCACCCGCGCTGCGATAAAGTACATGCAATACCTGCATGATTTTTTCGATGGTAACTGGCTGCATGCACTGGCTTCCTACAACAGTGGCGAGGGGCGGGTCCGCAACGCCATTCGCAAAAACCGTCGGTTAGGCAAGCCTACCGACTTCTGGTCACTGGAGTTGCCCCGGGAGACCCGTGCCTATGTGCCTAAGCTACTGGCACTGGCCGATATTCTGAAGAACTCAGAAGCCCTTGGAGCGAAATGGCTACCAATCAAAAACGAGCCTGTCACTCAGCCAGTCAATGTGGGTTCCCAGATCGATCTGGCCCTGGCGGCCGAGATGGCCGGGCTCAGCGTCGAAGAGTTACATGCTCTCAACCCCGGCTATAACCGCTGGGCGACAGACCCTAAAGGCCCTCATACGCTGCTGCTGCCTATTGATAAGGCTGAGCCCTTTGAACTGGCGCTGACCGAGATGGAAGATCGTGAGCGGCTCAACTGGGTACGGCACAAGGTGGAAAGTGGCGACAGCCTGTTAAAACTGGCCAAGGAATACCACACCAGTGTGGATGTGATTCGCCAGGTGAACGACATTCGCGGCAATATTATTCGCGCAGGCGACCACCTGATGGTACCGGTGGCCCTTAAGGCGCTGGACAGCTACAGCCTGTCCAAAGACCAGCGTCTGGCCTCCACTCAGTCCCGTCGCCGCGCCGAGCATAAACTGACTCATCGTGTGCAAAGCGGCGATACCCTGTGGGAATTATCGATGGAATACGACGTCAACGTACGTAAGCTGGCCAGCTGGAACGGCATGGCCCCTACCGATCCACTGATGCCCGGCCAGAAGCTGGTGATCTGGGTGGATAAAGTATCCGAACAGCAATCTTCTGATGCCATCATGCGCACCGTTACTTACCGGGTACGCAATGGCGATTCACTGGCGCGCATTGCCAATAGGTTTAATGTCAGCATCAGCGATATTGAGAAGTGGAACCAAATCAGTCGCAAAAATTACCTGCAGCCCGGGCAGCGATTAAAATTGCATATTGACGTGACTCGCACATAA
- the gloB gene encoding hydroxyacylglutathione hydrolase has protein sequence MINITPIRAFSDNYIWCLSHQNSAVVVDPGDEAPVLDYLRQHQLDLSAILITHHHADHIGGVKALVKHFPHTRVYGGPKRIPCVTHTVEGEDNVRVAGLAKTFKVISVPGHTIDHIAYYNDELGLFCGDTLFSAGCGRLFEGTPEQMRVSLARLTALPDKTPVYCAHEYTLANIAFAETLEPDNQALLDYKASAEHLREQGRPTLPSSIQKEKAVNPFLRLHSHTIRQSLEHKADKPLKDDDTRFAVMRDLKDHF, from the coding sequence ATGATCAATATTACGCCGATTAGAGCCTTTAGCGACAATTATATTTGGTGTCTGAGTCACCAAAACTCCGCCGTGGTGGTAGACCCGGGCGATGAAGCTCCGGTGCTGGATTATTTGCGACAGCATCAACTGGACTTGTCAGCGATACTCATTACTCACCATCATGCCGACCATATTGGCGGCGTTAAAGCCCTGGTCAAACACTTTCCCCATACCCGAGTCTACGGCGGGCCTAAGCGCATCCCTTGCGTCACACATACGGTCGAAGGCGAGGACAATGTACGGGTGGCTGGGCTGGCGAAAACCTTTAAGGTCATCAGCGTGCCCGGTCATACCATCGATCATATCGCCTATTACAATGACGAGCTGGGACTGTTTTGTGGCGATACGTTGTTTAGCGCGGGCTGCGGACGGTTGTTCGAGGGGACACCAGAGCAAATGCGGGTATCATTAGCCCGGCTTACCGCCCTGCCGGATAAGACACCGGTGTATTGTGCCCACGAGTACACTCTGGCCAACATCGCCTTTGCCGAAACTCTGGAGCCCGATAACCAGGCGCTTCTGGATTACAAAGCCAGTGCCGAACATTTAAGAGAGCAAGGCAGGCCAACTCTGCCCTCAAGCATACAGAAAGAAAAGGCGGTCAACCCCTTTCTGCGCCTGCACAGTCATACCATCAGACAATCGTTGGAACACAAAGCTGACAAGCCATTAAAAGACGACGATACCCGATTTGCCGTGATGCGAGACTTAAAGGATCACTTCTGA
- a CDS encoding methyltransferase domain-containing protein, translated as MIPFAPALANNAPRAPKTWQDMPAGAQLKALLEADLAPLSRQWFGYHLVKMGALGAELSLPECPIKKQTAITAQPHPYGDMVSQLNNLPLQRRSVDAIVLPFTLDFCQDPHKLLRDVSRAIMADGHLVVLGLNPFSCAGFAKYWPFKPDSLLHEMRAFSTFRMRDWFNLLGYEVIEHHSMIHSELLFERKMNINSGYQRWMGRYLPGLASVYVMVGRKRRIPMTPNKAMLKPKPAFAASGAGLRAGRWSNS; from the coding sequence ATGATTCCTTTTGCACCGGCGTTGGCAAACAATGCGCCCCGCGCTCCCAAAACCTGGCAGGACATGCCAGCGGGTGCCCAATTGAAAGCACTGCTTGAAGCCGACCTCGCCCCGTTGTCGCGGCAGTGGTTTGGGTATCATCTGGTGAAAATGGGAGCCCTGGGCGCGGAATTATCGTTGCCGGAGTGCCCCATAAAAAAGCAGACTGCCATCACAGCCCAGCCCCATCCCTATGGAGACATGGTATCGCAGTTAAACAACCTGCCTCTGCAGCGACGCAGTGTGGATGCCATAGTGTTGCCCTTTACCCTGGATTTTTGTCAGGACCCCCACAAGCTACTCAGGGATGTGAGCCGCGCGATTATGGCCGATGGGCACCTGGTGGTATTGGGCTTAAATCCCTTCAGCTGTGCCGGATTTGCAAAGTACTGGCCGTTTAAACCCGACTCATTGCTGCATGAAATGCGAGCCTTTTCTACCTTCCGGATGCGGGACTGGTTTAACCTGCTGGGCTATGAGGTGATTGAGCACCACAGCATGATCCACAGTGAGCTATTGTTTGAGCGAAAGATGAATATTAACAGCGGTTATCAACGTTGGATGGGGCGTTATTTGCCAGGACTGGCGTCGGTGTATGTGATGGTGGGCAGGAAACGTCGTATTCCAATGACCCCGAACAAGGCCATGCTAAAGCCTAAGCCGGCATTTGCCGCCTCCGGGGCAGGGTTAAGGGCCGGACGTTGGTCGAATTCATAG